A genome region from Brooklawnia propionicigenes includes the following:
- the argB gene encoding acetylglutamate kinase translates to MALHRTNDESTLISKAGVLIEALPWLMDYAGKIMVIKYGGNAMIDDELKCAFAQDIVFLRQCGVKPVVVHGGGPQISSMLKRLDIRSEFRGGLRVTTPEAMDVVRMVLVGQVGRELVNLINRYAPFAVGLSGEDAGLFTAEPKTIQLDGEDIDLGQVGDVATVNPDAVIDLIDAGRVPVVATVAPGPGDLVYNVNADTAAAALATALGADRLVVLTDVAGLYADWPDSQSIIKEIDSTELRQLMPTLESGMRPKMEACLRAVESGVERATIIDGRIKHALLLEIFTDEGMGTMVRAAEQIQEA, encoded by the coding sequence ATGGCACTGCACAGAACCAACGACGAATCGACCCTGATCTCCAAGGCCGGGGTGCTGATTGAGGCACTGCCGTGGTTGATGGACTATGCCGGCAAGATCATGGTCATCAAGTACGGCGGCAACGCCATGATCGACGACGAGCTCAAGTGTGCCTTCGCGCAAGACATCGTCTTCTTGCGCCAGTGCGGTGTGAAGCCGGTCGTCGTCCATGGCGGCGGTCCGCAGATCTCGTCCATGCTCAAGCGGCTCGATATCCGCTCGGAATTCCGGGGCGGACTGCGGGTGACCACGCCCGAGGCGATGGATGTCGTCCGGATGGTGCTGGTTGGTCAGGTCGGCCGTGAGCTGGTCAATCTGATCAATCGCTACGCGCCGTTCGCGGTGGGCCTGTCGGGTGAGGACGCCGGGTTGTTCACCGCCGAGCCCAAGACGATCCAACTCGACGGCGAGGACATCGACCTGGGTCAGGTCGGTGACGTCGCGACGGTGAACCCGGACGCAGTGATCGACCTCATCGACGCCGGGCGCGTCCCTGTGGTGGCGACGGTCGCGCCCGGCCCGGGAGACCTGGTCTACAACGTCAACGCGGACACCGCCGCTGCGGCGCTGGCGACTGCGCTGGGTGCCGATCGCCTGGTCGTGCTGACCGACGTGGCCGGCCTGTACGCGGACTGGCCCGATTCGCAGAGCATCATCAAGGAGATCGACTCCACCGAACTTCGCCAGCTGATGCCGACCCTCGAGTCGGGCATGCGTCCCAAGATGGAAGCCTGCCTGCGGGCAGTGGAATCGGGGGTCGAGCGCGCCACCATCATCGACGGCCGCATCAAGCACGCCCTGCTGCTGGAGATCTTCACCGACGAGGGCATGGGCACCATGGTCCGTGCCGCCGAGCAGATTCAGGAGGCATGA
- the argJ gene encoding bifunctional glutamate N-acetyltransferase/amino-acid acetyltransferase ArgJ, whose protein sequence is MSITAAQGFAAAGIAAGIKSTAKADLALVVNQGPRFDAAAVFTSNRVVAAPVIWSRRAVADGVLHAVVLNSGGANACTGAPGLEDAAATAKAVAQSVDCEPDDVAVCSTGLIGVRLPMAAVLSGIAAAADQLSADGGDAAAHAIMTTDTVPKQALAEGEGYTIGGMAKGAGMLAPALATMLVVITTDAEISAPDLQTCLQKATALTFDRIDSDGCMSTNDTVLALASGASGTIPDLDDFTTNLARVCWSLARQLIGDAEGASHDIAVEVTGAASEQDALEVAREIARSNLFKCAIFGNDPNWGRVLSAIGVTSAAFEADELDVTMNGVQVCRAGGVGDPRELVDLTGRECQVLVDLHAGEHKATIWTNDLTYGYVKENAEYSS, encoded by the coding sequence GTGAGCATCACCGCAGCCCAGGGATTCGCCGCCGCAGGAATCGCGGCGGGCATCAAGTCCACTGCCAAGGCCGATCTGGCGCTGGTCGTCAACCAGGGTCCGCGGTTCGATGCGGCCGCGGTCTTCACCTCGAACCGCGTGGTCGCGGCTCCGGTCATCTGGTCGCGACGAGCTGTCGCCGACGGCGTGCTGCACGCGGTGGTGCTCAACTCCGGCGGTGCCAACGCCTGCACCGGCGCTCCCGGCCTCGAGGATGCGGCAGCCACCGCCAAGGCCGTCGCTCAGTCCGTGGACTGTGAACCGGACGATGTTGCGGTCTGTTCCACCGGGCTGATCGGCGTCCGGCTTCCGATGGCTGCTGTGCTGTCGGGTATCGCGGCGGCCGCTGACCAGCTGAGCGCTGACGGTGGTGACGCTGCGGCTCACGCCATCATGACCACCGACACCGTGCCGAAGCAGGCGCTTGCCGAGGGCGAGGGCTACACCATCGGCGGCATGGCCAAGGGAGCCGGCATGCTGGCACCCGCGCTGGCCACCATGCTCGTGGTCATCACGACCGACGCCGAGATATCGGCGCCCGACCTGCAGACCTGCCTGCAGAAGGCCACCGCGCTGACCTTCGACCGGATCGATTCCGATGGCTGCATGTCCACGAACGACACGGTGCTCGCGCTCGCCTCGGGGGCCTCCGGCACCATCCCTGACCTGGACGATTTCACCACCAACCTGGCCAGGGTCTGCTGGAGTCTGGCCCGTCAGCTCATCGGCGATGCCGAGGGCGCCAGCCATGACATCGCCGTGGAGGTGACCGGGGCCGCGTCCGAACAGGACGCTCTGGAGGTGGCCAGGGAAATCGCCCGCAGCAATCTGTTCAAGTGCGCGATCTTCGGCAACGATCCCAACTGGGGACGAGTGCTCTCGGCGATCGGCGTCACCTCTGCCGCCTTCGAGGCCGACGAACTGGATGTCACGATGAACGGCGTCCAGGTCTGCCGGGCCGGGGGAGTAGGTGACCCGCGCGAACTGGTCGACCTCACGGGGCGCGAATGCCAGGTCCTGGTCGACCTGCACGCCGGCGAGCACAAGGCGACCATCTGGACCAACGATCTGACCTACGGCTACGTCAAAGAGAATGCGGAGTACAGCTCCTGA
- the argC gene encoding N-acetyl-gamma-glutamyl-phosphate reductase, producing the protein MTYSIAVAGCTGYAGGEVLRLAAAHPELTIGNLTAHSNAGTKLGEHLPNLPQLADREVLDTTPDNLAGHDVVFLALPHGASAPIAAELGADTLVIDCGADFRLIDPAQWTKFYGSEHAGTWPYGLPELPGQRAKLAATKQIAVPGCYPTNVTLSLLPALTHGLITGQDITVAAASGTSGAGKAAKPHLLGSELFNSMSAYGVGGMHRHVPEILQNLSLLGATDPTVSFTPMLAPMSRGILAVVTAPISGVGAADVRAAYADSYADEPFCRLLPPGQWPASKSVLGSNGFQVQVTVDEAAGRLVAVGVLDNLTKGTAGGAIQSMNLALGLPETTGLSAIGVAP; encoded by the coding sequence ATGACGTATTCGATAGCGGTGGCAGGCTGCACCGGTTATGCGGGCGGCGAGGTCTTGCGTCTCGCTGCTGCGCACCCCGAGCTGACCATCGGAAACCTGACGGCGCACTCCAATGCGGGTACGAAGCTCGGTGAGCACCTGCCGAATCTGCCACAGCTGGCCGACCGCGAGGTGCTCGACACCACCCCCGACAACCTGGCCGGGCACGACGTCGTTTTCCTTGCGTTGCCGCACGGCGCATCCGCGCCGATCGCCGCCGAGCTGGGCGCCGACACGCTGGTGATCGACTGCGGAGCCGACTTCCGGCTCATCGATCCCGCGCAATGGACGAAGTTCTACGGCAGCGAGCATGCCGGAACCTGGCCCTACGGCCTGCCGGAACTGCCCGGCCAGCGCGCCAAGCTCGCGGCGACCAAGCAGATCGCGGTACCGGGCTGCTACCCGACCAACGTCACCCTTTCCCTGCTGCCGGCACTGACTCACGGACTGATCACCGGCCAGGACATCACCGTCGCCGCCGCCTCCGGCACCTCGGGTGCCGGCAAGGCAGCCAAGCCGCACCTGCTGGGCAGCGAGCTGTTCAATTCGATGAGCGCCTACGGGGTGGGCGGGATGCACCGTCATGTGCCCGAGATCCTGCAGAATCTCAGCCTGCTCGGCGCCACCGACCCGACCGTCAGCTTCACCCCGATGCTCGCCCCGATGTCGCGCGGCATCCTCGCGGTGGTCACGGCCCCGATCAGCGGGGTCGGTGCGGCTGATGTCCGGGCGGCATACGCCGATAGTTATGCCGACGAGCCGTTCTGCCGGCTGCTTCCGCCAGGCCAGTGGCCCGCATCGAAATCGGTGCTCGGCAGCAACGGCTTCCAGGTGCAGGTGACCGTGGACGAAGCGGCCGGCCGTCTGGTCGCCGTCGGCGTGCTGGACAACCTGACCAAGGGCACCGCAGGTGGTGCCATTCAATCCATGAACCTGGCGCTCGGACTGCCCGAGACGACCGGACTATCGGCGATAGGAGTCGCACCGTGA
- the larE gene encoding ATP-dependent sacrificial sulfur transferase LarE, producing the protein MRFDDLSTATRADAEAVADALSDVKRLGVAYSGGVDSAVLLALSVRVLGRDRALGLLADSPSLARHELQIARSVAAQLGADVVEFATHEGDRPQYRANGADRCFYCKDELFTVISETLAEDLSLDAVAYGENADDAKRLDRPGAEAATRHRVLRPLAQAGITKARVRALAHDLGLSVADKPAAPCLASRIPHGEQVTPEKLRQVETAEQVLRDLGFSDSRVRHHGKIARIEVPLAEIGRFADDTVREQALRAIRASGFAYVTIDLAGMQSGAFTMQIITRHD; encoded by the coding sequence GTGAGGTTCGATGATCTGTCAACGGCGACCCGCGCCGACGCCGAAGCCGTCGCCGATGCGCTCAGCGACGTGAAACGGCTGGGCGTCGCCTACTCGGGCGGCGTCGATTCGGCGGTCCTGCTGGCTCTGTCGGTGCGCGTGCTGGGACGCGATCGGGCGCTGGGCCTGCTCGCCGACTCGCCGTCGCTGGCTCGTCACGAATTGCAGATCGCTCGCTCGGTCGCCGCGCAGCTGGGCGCGGACGTGGTCGAATTCGCCACTCACGAGGGCGATCGTCCGCAATACCGGGCCAATGGAGCCGATCGCTGCTTCTACTGCAAGGACGAGCTGTTCACCGTCATCTCCGAGACGCTGGCCGAAGACCTGTCGTTGGACGCGGTCGCCTACGGTGAGAACGCCGACGATGCCAAGCGTCTCGACCGGCCTGGGGCCGAGGCCGCGACCCGGCACCGGGTGTTGCGTCCGCTTGCCCAGGCAGGGATCACCAAGGCTCGCGTGCGGGCCCTGGCGCACGATCTGGGGTTGTCGGTGGCCGACAAACCCGCCGCGCCCTGCCTGGCTTCGCGGATTCCGCACGGTGAACAGGTCACCCCCGAGAAACTGCGTCAGGTGGAGACTGCGGAGCAGGTGCTCCGCGACCTGGGCTTCTCCGATTCCCGCGTGCGTCATCACGGCAAGATCGCCCGAATCGAGGTCCCGCTGGCAGAGATCGGACGGTTCGCCGACGACACCGTCCGTGAGCAGGCGCTGCGGGCGATCCGGGCGTCCGGGTTCGCCTACGTGACCATCGATCTGGCCGGGATGCAGTCGGGT